In Colletotrichum higginsianum IMI 349063 chromosome 3, whole genome shotgun sequence, a genomic segment contains:
- a CDS encoding Leucine carboxyl methyltransferase — protein sequence MSGNTIPNLLSLRGARGARGGRGRGRGPGGPSSSGPTHDQTIQGTDDDAAGSRLSAVNVGYLADPYAQFFVENFSGPPPRRLPIINRGTYTRTVALDNLIDDFLDVSSRAQSGTRQRQIISLGAGTDTRPFRLFPRANRPELVYHELDFAVTVRKKARIVQSVPPLSQILGVLSVEEDGSWSSRPSQTDEYYCHSRDLRELVQDGAPPLAGLRTDIPTLLISECCLCYLETSTTKDVVAWFERKIANLGIIVYEPIRPDDPFGKMMTSNLAARRIRMPTLENYKLPQDHTQRLRDAGFEHAHALTVERIWESWVSTEEKERVDRLEGLDEVEEWKLLADHYIVAWGWRGAGFMMHGTNGA from the exons ATGTCCGGTAACACTATCCCGAACCTGCTATCCCTTCGCGGTGCAAGGGGTGCAAGGGgcggtcgcggtcgcggAAGAGGCCCTGGtggcccctcctcctcgggccCAACTCATGATCAGACGATCCAGGgaaccgacgacgacgccgctggCTCGCGCCTGAGTGCCGTCAATGTGGGATATCTCGCCGATCCCTACGCACAGTTCTTTGTCGAAAACTTTTCTGGGCCCCCTCCGAGGAGATTACCCATCATCAACCGAG GCACTTACACGAGAACCGTCGCTCTCGACAACCTCATTGACGACTTCTTGGACGTGTCCAGTAGAGCACAGTCCGGCACCAGACAGAGACAAATCATCTCTCTAGGCGCTGGTACCGACACCCGTCCGTTCCGTCTCTTTCCCAGGGCCAACCGGCCTGAGCTCGTCTATCACGAGCTTGACTTTGCGGTTACGGTCCGAAAGAAGGCACGCATAGTGCAGTCCGTTCCTCCCTTGAGCCAAATCCTTGGAGTGCTgtccgtcgaggaggacggatCGTGGTCCTCGCGACCATCCCAAACAGACGAGTACTATTGTCACTCGCGCGACTTGCGCGAACTGGTGCAAGACGGCGCACCGCCCCTAGCAGGTCTCAGAACCGATATCCCAACCTTGCTAATATCGGAGTGCTGTCTCTGCTACCTCGAGACTTCCACAACCAAAGACGTTGTCGCGTGGTTCGAGCGGAAGATCGCCAACCTCGGCATCATCGTCTATGAACCAATCAGACCCGACGATCCATTCGGCAAGATGATGACGTCCAACCTTGCGGCGAGGAGGATACGCATGCCGACCTTGGAAAACTACAAGCTCCCGCAGGACCATACACAGCGTCTCCGTGATGCAGGGTTTGAGCATGCCCACGCCCTGACAGTCGAGCGCATTTGGGAGAGTTGGGTTTCGACTGAGGAAAAGGAGCGGGTAGACCGGTTGGAGGGGCTTGACGAAGTCGAAGAATGGAAGCTTCTCGCCGACCATTACATTGTGGCATGGGGGTGGAGGGGTGCTGGGTTTATGATGCACGGCACAAACGGGGCGTAG
- a CDS encoding Clathrin adaptor complex small chain, which produces MLSFILIQNRQGKTRLAKWYAPYSDDEKIKLKGEVHRLVAPRDQKYQSNFVEFRNNKIVYRRYAGLFFCACVDTNDNELAFLEAIHFFVEVLDAFFGNVCELDLVFNFYKVYAILDEVFLAGEIEETSKQVVLTRLEHLDKLE; this is translated from the exons ATGCTGTCCTTTATTCTGATCCAGAACCGCCA GGGCAAGACCCGTCTTGCGAAGTGGTACGCACCATATAGCGATGATGAGAAGATCAAGCTCAAAGGCGAG gTGCACCGCCTCGTCGCGCCGCGCGACCAGAAGTACCAGTCCAACTTCGTCGAGTTCCGCAACAACAAGATCGTCTACCGCCGCTACgccggcctcttcttctgcgcCTGCGTTGATACCAACGACAACGAGCTGGCATTTCTCGAGGCCATCCACTTCttcgtcgaggtccttgacGCTTTCTTCGGCAACGTCTGCGAGCTCGACCTTGTCTTCAACTTTTACAAGGTCTACGCCATCCTTGACGAGGTattcctcgccggcgagaTTGAGGAGACGAGCAAGCAGGTCGTGCTGACGAGGCTGGAGCACTTGGATAAGCTGGAGTAA
- a CDS encoding Spt3, with the protein MTVAMEDRELQAFLKWRSHYDQDSAGCHMKDLIGSLETSLGIFEQCTEPLADGATDTEPDIVPGKSTYIRPSRAKAAVAARIQRESTELFQSAFDEVRGITVVSGYQSILDIRIGEVHQQAKGKRSGSSKLKSQPDFAIRRPEKGDKRSYGWNDRFTNVLCKMMYVSGETAEPSVETTSMIEDIVRQQVIELLRNCTELAARRGARAITINDLIFQIRHDQAKVSRLRTFLSWKDVRKNVKDSDDKGGEADLGAGEDPVGGVVPGGPVDDATKKNKKAKVGLPWEPLSFYSQEVPERDDEEDEEEEEMNFITLQRLRKADERTKAMTKEEYVTWSEYRQASFTYRKGKRFREWAGFGIVTDSKPSDDIVDILGFLTFEMVQTLTEHALKVKEQEDLFKAQSGGENAGSKKRKVATGLFDPPSEGRSPIEPRHVQEAFRRLQQRPKKTRAMLNGSRLPQHTALNIF; encoded by the exons ATGACCGTGGCCATGGAGGACCGTGAGCTCCAAGCCTTCCTAAAATGGAGGTCTCACTATGACCAAGATAGTGCCGGGTGTCACATGAAGGATCTTATTGGAAGCCTCGAAACCAGTCTCGGAATCTTCGAACAATGCACAGAGCCATTGGCTGACGGGGCCACCGACACGGAGCCTGACATTGTCCCGGGGAAGTCAACATACATACGACCTTCCAGAGCAaaggcggccgtggcggcgcGTATACAGCGCGAGAGCACGGAACTGTTTCAATCTGCCTTCGACGAGGTTCGAGGCATCACCGTCGTCTCTGGCTATCAATCCATCCTCGATATCCGAATTGGTGAAGTGCACCAGCAGGCGAAGGGCAAGCGCTCTGGATCCTCGAAACTCAAAAGCCAGCCTGATTTCGCCATACGAAGACCCGAGAAGGGCGACAAACGGTCGTACGGCTGGAACGATCGGTTTACTAACGTCCTGTGTAAGATGATGTATGTCTCTGGCGAGACCGCCGAGCCGTCAGTTGAGACCACGAGCATGATCGAAGACATCGTCCGTCAGCAGGTCATTGAACTG CTTCGAAATTGTACTGAGCTTGCAGCCCGTCGCGGCGCCCGAGCCATCACAATCAACGATCTCATCTTCCAGATTCGTCACGACCAGGCCAAGGTCTCGCGGCTGCGGACGTTCCTCTCCTGGAAGGATGTCAGAAAGAACGTTAAAGATTCGGACGATAAGGGTGGTGAAGCTGATCTTGGCGCTGGTGAAGATCCCGTTGGTGGCGTGGTGCCTGGTGGCCCAGTCGATGATGCTACtaagaagaacaagaaagcCAAGGTCGGTCTCCCTTGGGAGCCGTTGTCGTTCTACAGCCAAGAAGTTCCCGAACgcgacgatgaggaagacgaggaggaggaggagatgaacTTCATTACCCTTCAGCGTCTCCGTAAGGCCGATGAGCGCACCAAGGCCATGACGAAGGAGGAGTACGTAACCTGGTCCGAGTATCGCCAAGCCTCTTTCACTTACCGCAAGGGCAAGCGATTCCGCGAGTGGGCTGGCTTTGGCATTGTCACTGACAGTAAGCCTTCCGATGATATCGTCGACATCCTGGGCTTCTTGACGTTTGAGATGGTGCAGACTCTCACCGAGCACGCACTCAAGGTTAAGGAGCAAGAGGATCTGTTCAAAGCacagagcggcggcgagaatGCGGGCtcgaagaagcgcaaggtAGCGACTGGTCTGTTCGACCCGCCCAGCGAGGGCAGAAGCCCCATTGAGCCTCGCCATGTCCAGGAGGCCTTCAGACGCCTTCAGCAGCGCCCCAAGAAGACCCGAGCCATGCTCAACGGCTCGAGACTGCCGCAGCATACTGCTCTCAACATC TTCTGA
- a CDS encoding Spt3 encodes MAPPPSIATKLKVQLKLAIARLRMVQHRDESMSKTQRRAMAQLLEVGKIDSARIRVENIIRSDITTELHEILELYCELLIARVGLLEGSTCDPGLEEAVKSIIYAAPKTEIKELQVVRTLLAEKYGKEFVMSAMDNADGKVSEKVVKKLSVTPPREELVQGYLEEIAKAYNVDWPKRLRADEPPDLLADDDDDEDSPSGGIGVRIPEGPLGNSAKLAQEQEELSKATPPRTIGGPSSPLTVTPPRMTTDNIHPKVTLNSLELKPNKKMDAAASQKKPSIKGPGGSVPDITELERRFAALKR; translated from the exons ATGGCACCTCCACCGTCAATCGCC ACGAAGCTCAAGGTCCAGCTCAAGCTGGCAATCGCGCGACTGCGCATGGTGCAGCATCGCGACGAATCCATGTCCAAGACACAACGGCGCGCCATggcgcagctcctcgaggtgGGCAAGATCGACTCGGCGCGCATCCGTGTCGAGAACATCATCCGGTCCGACATCACGACCGAGCTGCACGAGATACTGGAGCTGTACTGCGAGCTGCTCATCGCGCGCGTGGGGCTCCTCGAGGGGTCGACATGCGACCCGGGCCTGGAGGAGGCCGTCAAGAGCATCATCTACGCGGCGCCCAAGACAGAGATCAAGGAACTCCAGGTGGTACGGACGCTATTGGCCGAGAAGTACGGCAAGGAGTTCGTCATGTCGGCGATGGacaacgccgacggcaaggtctCGGAAAAGGTCGTCAAGAAGCTGAGcgtgacgccgccgagagagGAGCTCGTGCAAGGGTATCTGGAGGAGATCGCCAAGGCGTACAACGTCGACTGGCCGAAGCGACTACGCGCCGACGAACCGCCAGACctgctggccgacgacgacgacgacgaagacagTCCGAGCGGCGGCATCGGTGTAAGGATACCCGAAGGCCCGTTGGGCAACAGCGCCAAGCTGGCtcaggagcaggaggagctAAGCaaggcgacgccgccgaggacgattGGGGGTCCCAGCAGTCCGCTGAccgtgacgccgccgaggatgacgacggatAATATCCATCCCAAGGTGACGCTGAACTCGCTGGAACTGAAGCCGAACAAGAAGAtggacgcggcggcgtcgcagAAGAAGCCCAGTATCAAGGGGCCGGGAGGCAGTGTGCCAGACATCACCGAGCTGGAGAGGAGATTTGCAGCTCTAAAGAGGTGA
- a CDS encoding Protein kinase subdomain-containing protein, giving the protein MASRPWDTLPAETLVSIAAHLEGVHLPDLSSFALTSKSCYAAAACHLFRDVHIRIKHPRKLHRDVAKWLAVLRHANAARHVRRLVMTFEDKTLHHSDLYSPDRLKLTPESADSLSYAKRMLPENRRLRDAFVNPEAWAPMVQLLKVLAGLTDMVIEHESSFSPYLLEALGTQHTKCLLELRCFDLHCTEGTSFNPYDVALLLSPQLHGISIKEYFQSFTGHTNESVVSRLVKGLSPSLKKVELEPVFGARYHRRCNPEFESQLQTLISQATSDNLKYWRNAAKATVAPKIGSVPFLSLQRTSPERIRAWVETTDFALLRHLRLNTGSRELRWLAKHAEFRQLDSLELHNRGYIGAPSDEENFDEIENAAVDFLAGMPALTSLSLEGQLTSPMLRTAVSRFGGTLRKLMLRPTANGLLPEEDIKLGPEHIDLLPLASPLLEDLTITVAVPTFLSQSTELAGICESLARVPHLRSLHLTLRSTTEEDPLMVSKRRRPRIDRDGKFQSPDILREELTDEVVKWAWEAICERGSRLELLRMDTLYRWSGARKSEKVHQVRRIGAMGEGVVAETLYRRNRVLRWRE; this is encoded by the coding sequence ATGGCCAGCAGACCTTGGGACACTCTCCCGGCCGAGACCCTAGTCAGTATTGCGGCCCATCTCGAGGGCGTTCATCTGCCGGACCTCTCGTCCTTCGCCCTCACGAGCAAATCCTGCTACGCCGCTGCCGCGTGTCACTTGTTTCGCGACGTCCACATCCGGATCAAACATCCTCGGAAGCTACACCGAGATGTCGCCAAATGGCTCGCCGTGTTGAGGCACGCAAATGCTGCGAGACACGTCCGACGCCTGGTGATGACGTTCGAGGACAAGACGCTCCACCACAGCGACCTATACTCGCCCGACCGCCTGAAGCTGACGCCCGAGTCGGCTGACAGTCTCAGCTACGCCAAGCGCATGCTACCAGAGaaccgccgcctccgtgATGCCTTTGTGAACCCGGAAGCGTGGGCTCCCATGGTCCAGCTGCTAAAGGTCCTGGCCGGGTTGACCGATATGGTGATCGAGCACGAGAGTAGCTTTTCGCCCTACCTTCTCGAAGCGCTTGGCACCCAGCACACCAAATGTCTGCTCGAGCTAAGGTGTTTCGACCTTCACTGTACCGAAGGCACTTCGTTCAACCCATACGACGTTGCACTCCTTCTGTCGCCCCAGTTACACGGCATCTCTATCAAAGAATATTTTCAGTCCTTTACCGGCCACACGAACGAATCCGTCGTTTCCAGGCTCGTCAAGGGCTTGTCGCCGAGCCTCAAGAAGGTTGAGCTGGAGCCGGTCTTTGGGGCCAGATACCACAGGAGATGCAACCCTGAATTCGAAAGCCAACTGCAAACTTTGATATCCCAAGCGACGAGCGACAATCTCAAATATTGGAGGAACGCAGCGAAGGCCACCGTCGCACCTAAAATTGGGTCCGTACCTTTCCTCTCCCTACAGAGGACCAGTCCGGAGAGAATACGGGCGTGGGTCGAGACGACGGACTTTGCCCTGTTGCGCCATCTGAGGCTGAACACGGGATCGAGGGAGCTGCGCTGGCTTGCAAAGCACGCTGAGTTTCGCCAGCTCGACAGCCTTGAGCTGCACAATCGCGGCTACATCGGTGCTCCTTCGGACGAGGAAAACTTCGACGAAATAGAGAATGCCGCCGTAGATTTCCTAGCCGGCATGCCCGCGTTGACGTCGCTATCACTCGAAGGCCAGCTAACTTCGCCGATGCTCCGAACAGCAGTCTCCCGGTTCGGTGGCACATTGCGAAAACTGATGCTTCGGCCGACCGCCAACGGCCTCTTGCCGGAAGAGGATATCAAGCTCGGCCCAGAGCACATCGACCTGCTCCCCTTGGCGTCCCCCTTGTTGGAGGACTTGACGATCACGGTGGCCGTCCCCACCTTCCTTTCGCAATCGACAGAGTTGGCCGGGATATGCGAGAGTCTCGCACGGGTCCCGCACCTTCGGAGTCTGCACTTGACACTACGCTCAACGACAGAGGAGGATCCACTGATGGTGAGCAAGCGAAGAAGGCCTCGTATCGATCGCGATGGGAAATTTCAATCGCCGGATATCCTGAGAGAGGAACTCACAGACGAGGTTGTGAAGTGGGCTTGGGAAGCCATCTGTGAGAGGGGTTCTCGCTTGGAACTACTGCGGATGGATACTCTGTATCGGTGGAGCGGCGCCCGCAAGTCTGAAAAGGTTCACCAGGTGCGCAGAATCGGGGCTATGGGCGAGGGAGTTGTGGCCGAGACGCTCTACCGACGGAACAGGGTATTGAGATGGCGGGAATGA
- a CDS encoding Ubiquitin carrier protein — protein sequence MQLKHFAGAVYKRAFDETPHQAELPAWTYAVYLADFLVFLPLILWTTYTLHQIYPIFAIVEDENPPAYDPVNLAEDDGAILSAGPEARPDGPVPITKDVTGGRSTTVTSSIRSIHRLLKTHGGWRANFRGFPVYLVQSAATTALFGIFSAFLPDMLASLATLLAALSLVQLSTAWVHIIITPSSPQHFWQRLPPFKRAFDATARPVAAQWFAEQLATWVPIAIGWAIGMDLPNMQYGGSGSNTPQFHTSDAWKSIVVTLISIAIQIIVVIPAHVVLVRVQASLLPEEANTIIPFDRSFEGKVEPRVVGGKGYATMDDAWSGFSRSAWKRLVILYAKIFAVTFAAFFFMAAIILPQVILISAHAK from the exons ATGCAGTTGAAAcacttcgccggcgccgtctacAAGAGGGCTTTCGACGAAACGCCTCATCAAGCCGAGCTGCCCGCCTGGACTTACGCAGTCTACTTGGCCGACTTCCTtgtcttcctccccctcatcCTCTGG ACGACCTACACCCTCCACCAGATCTACCCCATTTTCGCaatcgtcgaggacgagaaccCGCCCGCTTACGACCCCGTCAACCTcgccgaagatgacggcGCCATCCTCTCCGCCGGCCCGGAGGCGCGCCCCGACGGCCCCGTCCCAATCACAAAGGACGTCACCGGCGGCCGCTCCACCACCGTGACCTCGTCCATCCGCTCTATCCACCGTCTGCTGAAGACCCACGGTGGCTGGCGTGCAAACTTCCGTGGCTTCCCCGTCTACCTCGTCCAgagcgccgccaccaccgccctcTTCGGCATCTTCTCCGCCTTCTTGCCAGACATGCTCGCCTCCCTCGCGACCCTTCTCGCCGCTCTGTCCCTCGTCCAGCTCAGCACCGCCTGGGTgcacatcatcatcaccccGAGCAGCCCCCAGCACTTCTGGCAGCGCTTGCCGCCCTTCAAGCGTGCCTTCGACGCCACCGCCCGCCCCGTTGCCGCCCAGTGGTTCGCTGAGCAGCTTGCCACCTGGGTCCCCATCGCCATCGGTTGGGCCATCGGCATGGACCTGCCCAACATGCAGTACGGCGGGTCCGGATCGAACACGCCCCAGTTCCACACCTCGGACGCCTGGAAGAGCATCGTTGTCACCCTCATCAGCATCGCCATCCAGATCATCGTTGTCATCCCCGCccatgtcgtcctcgtccgcgtTCAGGCCTCGCTCCtgcccgaggaggccaaCACCATCATCCCCTTTGACCGCTCCTTCGAGGGCAAGGTCGAGCcccgcgtcgtcggcggcaagggctACGCCACCATGGACGACGCATGGAGCGGCTTCTCCCGTTCCGCCTGGAAGcgcctcgtcatcctctACGCCAAGATCTTTGCCGTCACCTTTGCCGCCTTTTTCTTCATGGCCGCCATCATCCTTCCCCAGGTCATTCTCATCAGCGCGCATGCTAAATAG
- a CDS encoding Pro-apoptotic serine protease NMA111, with protein sequence MRSVFVRKGTCSSLASTLVLAPRPWTTSWTTATTTTTTTTTTALTAPQLLRRQHDLFSFEQRGCSRTPLTAPLIDIIHKTTRRSVFAQTRRLFSSSPVAALNPPPTAQREQPSTQDTTIETANMNGNNTSPRIKRKAPQSPEGLRPHKQHRALNGKLSAGDNTPEVELEHNALVEEEESDFEDAARLNSMFPITQEPEAWQKTIENVVSNVVSIRFCQTCSFDTEAALTSEATGFVVDAQKGYILTNRHVVGSGPFWGYVVFDNHEEVDAYPVYRDPVHDFGILRFDPKAVKYMKLNALVLRPDLAKVGVEIRVVGNDAGEKLSILSGFISRLDRNAPEYGDGYSDFNTCYYQANAAASGGSSGSPVVNIDGFAVALQAGGRSDGASTDYFLPLDRPLRALECIRQGKPVTRGDIQCQFLLKPFDECRRLGLTPEEEAAARQAFPKDNNMLVAEIILPKGQSDQKIEEGDILIKVNGERVGQFIRLDDLLDSNVGKTIRLQLQRGGEDIEVDVDVGDLHEITPDRFVSVAGASFHSLSYQQARLYGVACQGVFVCEATGSFRFDSADNGWLIQTVDHKKTPDLETFIEVMKTIPDKSRVVVTYKHLRDLHTLNTTIIYVDRHWSAKMKMAVRNDETGLWDFSDLADPLPPKPPVARSASFIELENVKHKAIADLVRSFVHVNCTMPVKLDGFPKNRKWGMGLVIDAEKGLVVISRAIVPYDLCDVTITIADSIIVEGKVVFLHPLQNYAIVQYDPALVNAPVQSARLSTVNITQGASTNFMGYNRIGKIVHATTTVTEVTAVAIPANSGAPRYRAINVDAITVDTSLSNQCGSGVLVADDGTVQALWLTYLGERSACSNRDEEYHLGLATPTLLPVVSQIQQGIVPKLRMLSVEFRAIAMAQARVMGVSDEWIRKVTEANKTHHQLFMVSKRTFERGEQSGALLEGDILLTLNGKVITKVSELDIMYSHESLDAVIVRDCEEIHIKAHTVAADDVETDHAISFCGAILHRPHHAVRQQISKLHSEVYVSARTRGSPSYQYGLAPTNFITHVNGKPTPDLETFLATVHGIPDNTYFRLKAVTFDSVPWVITMKKNEHYFPTMEWIKDPAEPCGWRRKTYEGGKVFEGEGPDGVPPVSEDTEMVEEPAI encoded by the exons ATGCGCTCCGTCTTCGTACGCAAAGGGACTTGCTCGAGCCTTGCATCCACCCTAGTATTAGCACCACGACCTTGGACAACGTCTTGgaccaccgccaccaccaccaccaccaccaccaccactacaGCCCTTACCGCCCCCCAGCTCCTTAGACGCCAGCACGACCTCTTCTCGTTCGAACAACGCGGCTGCTCCCGCACTCCTCTGACCGCTCCTCTTATAGACATAATCCATAAGACCACGCGGCGGTCCGTCTTTGCCCAGACCCGCCGTCTATTTTCCTCCTCGCCTGTCGCCGCGCTTAACCCACCGCCGACTGCGCAACGAGAACAACCCTCAACACAAGATACCACGATCGAGACTGCGAACATGAACGGCAATAACACATCGCCGCGCATCAAGCGCAAGGCTCCACAAAGCCCCGAGGGCTTGCGACCGCACAAGCAACATCGCGCCCTGAACGGAAAGCTGTCTGCTGGCGATAATACccccgaggtcgagctcgaaCACAATGCTCTcgttgaggaggaagagtctgaTTTCGAGGACGCCGCGAGGCTGAACAGCATGTTTCCCATCACCCAGGAGCCCGAAGCCTGGCAGAAGACGATTGAGAACGTCGTCAGCAACGTCGTCTCTATTCGTTTCTGCCAGACGTGCTCTTTCGACACGGAGGCAGCGTTGACGAGCGAAGCGACTGGCTTCGTGGTGGACGCACAGAAGGG ATACATCTTGACGAACCGACACGTCGTTGGATCTGGACCGTTTTGGGGATACGTCGTTTTCGACAACCACGAAGAGGTCGATGCTTACCCCGTCTACCGCGACCCTGTTCACGACTTTGGTATTCTGAGATTCGACCCGAAGGCCGTCAAGTACATGAAGTTGAACGCGCTGGTGCTTCGTCCAGACCTCGCGAAGG TGGGTGTCGAGATCAGAGTCGTTGGTAACGATGCTGGTGAAAAGCTCAGTATCTTGTCCGGATTCATCAGCCGTCTCGACCGAAATGCGCCAGAGTACGGAGACGGATATAGCGACTTCAACACGTGCTACTACCAGGCCAATGCTGCCGCAAGTGGCGGTAGTTCTGGCAGTCCGGTCGTGAACATCGACGGCTTTGCTGTTGCGTTGCAAGCCGGTGGACGATCCGACGGGGCCTCGACGGACTACTTCCTGCCTCTCGACCGACCACTACGAGCTCTTGAATGCATTCGCCAGGGCAAACCCGTTACAAGAGGCGACATCCAGTGTCAATTTCTCCTCAAGCCCTTCGACGAGTGCAGACGCCTCGGTCTGACgccagaggaggaggccgcgGCTCGGCAAGCTTTTCCCAAGGACAACAACATGCTTGTTGCCGAAATCATTCTTCCTAAGGGCCAGTCTGACCAAAAGATCGAGGAGGGTGACATTCTCATCAAGGTGAACGGCGAGCGCGTGGGACAGTTCATCCGTTTGGATGACTTGCTGGACTCGAACGTCGGCAAGACCATTCGCCTCCAGCTGCAGAGGGGTGGCGAGGATATTgaggtcgatgtcgatgttgGTGATCTGCACGAGATCACTCCTGACCGCTTTGTGTCCGTCGCCGGTGCCAGTTTCCACAGCTTGTCTTACCAGCAGGCCCGTCTGTACGGCGTTGCATGCCAAGGCGTCTTCGTTTGTGAGGCCACGGGCTCTTTCAGATTCGACAGCGCGGACAATGGCTGGTTGATCCAGACCGTGGACCACAAGAAGACGCCTGATTTGGAGACCTTCATCGAGGTGATGAAGACGATCCCCGACAAGTCTCGCGTGGTTGTCACTTACAAGCACCTGCGTGACCTGCACACCCTGAACACCACAATCATCTACGTCGACCGGCATTGGTCAgccaagatgaagatggctGTCAGAAACGACGAGACGGGTTTGTGGGACTTCTCAGACCTTGCtgatcccctcccccctaaGCCGCCTGTGGCCCGCTCTGCTTCTTTCATCGAGCTCGAGAATGTGAAGCATAAGGCTATTGCCGACCTGGTGCGAAGCTTCGTCCACGTCAACTGCACCATGCCCGTCAAGCTCGACGGCTTCCCCAAGAACCGGAAGTGGGGCATGGGCTTGGTCATTGACGCGGAGAAGGGCCTCGTTGTCATCTCAAGAGCCATTGTGCCCTATGATCTGTGCGACGTGACCATCACAATTGCGGACTCGATCATTGTTGAGGGCAAGGTCGTGTTCCTCCACCCACTTCAAAACTACGCCATTGTGCAGTACGACCCCGCGTTGGTCAATGCTCCCGTTCAAAGTGCGAGACTGAGCACGGTCAACATCACTCAGGGAGCCTCCACCAACTTCATGGGATACAACAGAATTGGCAAGATTGTCCATGCCACGACCACGGTCACCGAAGTCACTGCTGTGGCCATCCCGGCCAACTCTGGAGCGCCCAGATACCGTGCCATCAACGTTGACGCAATCACGGTTGATACGAGTCTCAGCAACCAATGCGGAAGCGGTGTTCTggtggccgacgacggcactGTCCAGGCCCTCTGGCTCACGTACCTTGGTGAGCGTTCGGCCTGCAGCAACCGGGATGAGGAGTACCACCTCGGCCTGGCGACGCCCACTCTGTTGCCTGTCGTCTCCCAGATCCAGCAGGGCATTGTCCCCAAGTTGCGGATGTTGTCCGTTGAGTTCAGAGCCATCGCTATGGCCCAGGCTAGGGTCATGGGCGTCTCGGACGAGTGGATCCGCAAGGTCACCGAGGCCAACAAGACACATCACCAGCTGTTCATGGTCAGCAAGCGCACCTTCGAGCGCGGTGAGCAGTCGGGCGctctcctcgagggcgacatCCTGCTCACTCTCAACGGCAAGGTCATCACCAAGGTTTCCGAGCTGGACATCATGTACTCTCATGAGTCTCTtgacgccgtcatcgtccgcGACTGCGAAGAGATCCACATCAAGGCTCACactgtcgccgccgacgacgttgagaCTGACCATGCCATCTCTTTCTGCGGAGCCATTCTGCATCGACCTCACCATGCCGTCAGGCAGCAGATTAGCAAGCTGCACAGCGAAGTGTACGTCTCGGCCCGTACCCGTGGTTCGCCGTCATACCAGTATGGCTTGGCGCCCACCAACTTCATCACCCACGTCAACGGCAAGCCGACGCCCGATCTGGAGACCTTCCTCGCTACTGTTCACGGAATTCCGGACAACACCT ATTTCCGATTGAAGGCCGTCACATTCGACAGCGTCCCGTGGGTCATCACCATGAAGAAGAACGAGCACTACTTCCCGACGATGGAGTGGATCAAGGATCCCGCCGAACCATGTGGCTGGAGGAGAAAGACGTATGAGGGTGGCAAGGTATTTGAGGGTGAGGGCCCCGACGGTGTGCCCCCCGTTTCCGAGGACACTGAGATGGTGGAGGAGCCTGCCATCTAA